The Haloplanus natans DSM 17983 DNA segment GTCGTCCGTGTACTCGCGTGTTGTCGTCATGGAACCACCTGGCTACGAGCTAGCGGGTGGCGAGACGGCATGGTCCTTTTGATGCCGGGGCGTCAGAACGCCTTCTTCGCCTTCAGAAAGGCCCGGAAGTCCTCGTTGAACGCCTTCTTCGCCTTCAGGAACAGTTCGACCACCGGCGTCGTGAAATCCGGTGGCCCGGCGTCGACGGCGGGGCGGTCCCCACCGGGGTCGAGACACGCCGTCCCGCAGTCCTGCTGTGCCGCCACGGTGCCGGCGAACCCGCCGAGCACGAACGTGGCCACGAGCCCCGCCGCCACCGCCATTCGAGCGGTACGTGATACCATGTCGTACACCGATACGGAGAGCCATTATATAACATTTCGTATGTTTCTGAATCGACTGCAAGCCGGCGATTCGCGAGGTGATCGATCAGTCGACGATACTGTGACGGCGGCGGGTCGGCGTACCCGCGCGATACCGTAACTCCTGGTTATAAGTTATTCGAGGAATATGCACCGTACACATGACCGACGGCTTTCACACCCGAAGCCTCCACGCCGGGCAGGAGCCGGATCCGGCGACGGGTGCCCGGGCGCCGCCCATCTACCAGACCACCTCGTACGTCTTCGACGACGCCGACGACGCGGCCGAGCGGTTCCGCCTCGATGTCGAGGACGACATCTACTCGCGCTTTTCGAATCCGACCACCCGTATCCTCGAACGCCGGCTGGCGTCGCTGTCGGCGGGGACGGACGCCGTCGCCACCGCGAGCGGCATGGCGGCGCTCGACGCGACTACGAGCATCCTCGCCGAGGCCGGCGACAACGTCGTCGCCTCGGCGGATATGTACGGCGGGACGAGCACCTACTTCTCGAAGATGGCGTCGCGGCGGGGCATCGACTTTCGCACCGTCGGTACGCTCGACTACGACGCCTACGCCGACGCCATCGACGACGACACCGCGTTCGTCCACGTCGAGACGCTCGCCAACCCGTCGCTGGTGACCCCCGACTTCGAGCGATTGGCGGCCATCGCCCACGAGCACGCGGTGCCGCTGTTCGTCGACAACACCTTCGCCACGCCCTACCTCTGTCGTCCCCTCGAACACGGCGCGGACGCGGTGTGGGAGTCGACGACCAAGTGGATTCACGGTTCGGGCACCACGCTGGGCGGGATTCTCGTCGACGGCGGGGCCTTCCCGTGGGATCACCCGGCGGCCGACTACCCCGAACTCGCCGGCGAGAACCCCGCGTACGGCGTCGATTTCGGCGACCGATTCGGCGACCGAGCGCTCGCGGCCGCCGTCCGCTATCGCTCGCTCCGGAGCCTCGGGAGCGCACAGTCCCCGTTCGACGCCTGGGTCACCCTGCAGGGGCTGGAAACCCTGCCGCTCCGGATGGACCGGCACTGCGAGAACGCGACGGCCGTCGCCGAGTTCCTC contains these protein-coding regions:
- a CDS encoding O-acetylhomoserine aminocarboxypropyltransferase/cysteine synthase family protein produces the protein MTDGFHTRSLHAGQEPDPATGARAPPIYQTTSYVFDDADDAAERFRLDVEDDIYSRFSNPTTRILERRLASLSAGTDAVATASGMAALDATTSILAEAGDNVVASADMYGGTSTYFSKMASRRGIDFRTVGTLDYDAYADAIDDDTAFVHVETLANPSLVTPDFERLAAIAHEHAVPLFVDNTFATPYLCRPLEHGADAVWESTTKWIHGSGTTLGGILVDGGAFPWDHPAADYPELAGENPAYGVDFGDRFGDRALAAAVRYRSLRSLGSAQSPFDAWVTLQGLETLPLRMDRHCENATAVAEFLDDHPAIGWVNYPGLESHETHDEATEYLDGYGGMVTFGLSEGYEAAKDLCETVDLASFLANIGDAKTLVIHPASTTHSQLSEAEQRAAGVTPDMVRLSVGLEDADDILADLDGGLP